The following are encoded in a window of Bacillus sp. SORGH_AS_0510 genomic DNA:
- a CDS encoding TatD family hydrolase has translation MLRMIDAHIHLDQYSEQELTTLMEDSQSIDALVTVSNHLTSCKRNLQLSQTFHKVKPAFGFHPEQPLPTDEEKSDLFTWIDAHRDEMVAIGEVGLPYYQRLDNKITSSQYEQYVEFVEAFIKLAKKNDKPIVLHAVYEDASVVCDLLEKHSIGKAHFHWFKGDRKTITRMMRNGYFISVTPDVVYKKEIQDIVVNVPIERLMVETDGPWRFKGPFLGQMTHPNMMQHSISKIASIKNRKSTEVGDILLQNTRDFYAI, from the coding sequence ATATTGAGAATGATAGATGCACATATTCATTTAGATCAGTATAGTGAGCAGGAATTAACTACTTTAATGGAAGACTCTCAATCCATTGATGCACTTGTTACCGTTTCGAATCATCTTACATCGTGTAAAAGAAATCTTCAATTATCACAAACCTTCCATAAAGTGAAACCGGCGTTTGGTTTTCACCCGGAACAGCCTCTTCCTACAGATGAAGAAAAAAGTGACCTTTTTACATGGATTGATGCCCATCGGGATGAAATGGTTGCGATTGGAGAAGTAGGACTTCCTTATTATCAACGTCTTGACAATAAAATCACTTCTAGTCAATATGAACAATATGTGGAGTTTGTAGAGGCTTTTATTAAATTAGCAAAGAAAAATGACAAACCGATTGTGCTACATGCGGTGTATGAGGATGCGTCTGTAGTTTGCGATTTATTAGAAAAGCATTCAATCGGAAAAGCCCATTTTCATTGGTTTAAAGGGGATCGCAAAACGATAACAAGAATGATGAGAAATGGATATTTTATTTCAGTTACACCTGATGTTGTATACAAAAAAGAGATTCAAGATATAGTGGTTAATGTTCCAATAGAGAGACTAATGGTCGAAACAGATGGTCCTTGGCGTTTTAAAGGCCCATTTCTTGGGCAAATGACTCATCCCAATATGATGCAACATTCGATTAGTAAAATTGCTTCTATAAAAAATCGTAAGTCAACTGAAGTTGGCGATATCCTACTCCAAAACACAAGAGATTTTTATGCGATTTAA
- a CDS encoding IS3 family transposase: MTTVKRGKRNFKKGDAHLHEKPSVIYTFIQAHSDEHAVEKMCEVLNVSKSGYYKWLKKQNQPQSEKEVYRSEIKQKISKSFHESFGTYGSPRVHADLVEWGYIISQKTVARMMKEMGLKATSKEKFVVTTDSNHDLYIYPNLLNRQFDVEEPNLVWVSDITYIWTLEGWIYLSSVMDLYSRKIVGWSLASHMRKELCIQALKMAIISRQPGTGIVHHSDRGSQYCSKEYIDILKEQKMNISMSKKGDPYDNACIESFHATIKKDLIYRRRFRTRAEAIKAINSYISGFYNEKRKHSTLGHYSPNQFERYHHQDKVENIS, from the coding sequence ATTACAACAGTTAAGAGAGGAAAACGAAATTTTAAAAAAGGCGATGCACATCTTCACGAAAAACCAAGCGTAATATATACCTTTATTCAAGCCCACTCTGATGAGCACGCTGTGGAGAAGATGTGTGAAGTTCTAAACGTTTCAAAGAGTGGCTATTATAAATGGCTGAAGAAGCAGAACCAACCGCAATCTGAGAAAGAAGTCTATCGTTCGGAGATCAAACAGAAAATAAGTAAGTCCTTTCATGAAAGTTTTGGGACTTATGGAAGTCCTAGAGTTCACGCTGACCTTGTGGAATGGGGTTATATCATTTCACAAAAAACCGTGGCTCGTATGATGAAAGAAATGGGATTAAAGGCAACGTCGAAAGAGAAGTTTGTAGTCACAACAGATTCCAATCATGACCTATATATTTATCCTAATCTGCTTAACCGACAATTTGACGTAGAAGAACCTAATCTAGTTTGGGTATCTGATATTACGTACATTTGGACTTTAGAAGGCTGGATATATTTATCTTCTGTAATGGACCTTTACTCCAGAAAAATTGTGGGGTGGAGTCTTGCCTCACACATGAGGAAAGAGTTATGTATACAAGCATTAAAGATGGCGATCATTTCAAGACAGCCCGGTACAGGAATAGTTCATCATTCTGACCGGGGTTCCCAGTATTGTTCTAAAGAGTATATTGATATTTTGAAAGAGCAAAAAATGAATATAAGTATGAGCAAAAAAGGTGACCCTTACGATAATGCTTGTATAGAATCCTTCCATGCCACAATTAAGAAAGATTTGATTTACAGAAGGCGTTTTAGGACCAGGGCCGAAGCTATAAAAGCAATTAATTCCTATATTAGTGGTTTTTATAATGAAAAACGAAAACACTCGACTTTAGGGCATTATTCACCAAATCAATTTGAGAGATATCACCACCAAGATAAAGTAGAAAATATCTCATAG
- the copZ gene encoding copper chaperone CopZ, with protein MEQVTLNVSGMSCGHCVKAVEGSVGGLQGVKKVDVKLDKGQVDVEFDPSVVTLSTIKETIDDQGYDVK; from the coding sequence ATGGAACAAGTAACTTTAAATGTAAGCGGAATGTCATGTGGTCATTGTGTTAAAGCGGTTGAGGGAAGTGTAGGCGGACTTCAGGGCGTTAAGAAAGTCGATGTAAAACTTGATAAAGGTCAAGTAGATGTGGAATTTGATCCTAGCGTGGTTACTCTTAGCACGATTAAAGAAACAATTGATGATCAAGGTTATGATGTAAAATAA
- a CDS encoding alpha/beta hydrolase, which translates to MPSIQKSYFFAKGIKWSVKRAFRKGVMDREMNEKRQMLDSVARRIGKLPDGCMVESLQIEGLYAEWLTAGSTMDGKVILYLHGGGYAFCSANTHRPLAARIGKAAGVKVLFPEYRLAPEHPFPAAIEDAINVYRWLLREGYKPENIIFAGDSAGGGLSVATTLVLRDQNEPLPAAIVCLSPWVDLTSSGESYRRNKERDPYLNLGGVRKAASMYAGVESLDHPLISPVFADFTGFPPLFIQAGNHEILQSDAEKLCAQARAAGVEVSCKIWDGMWHVWQISGNALPEAKRAIYEIGEFVKRTFRQKSGA; encoded by the coding sequence ATGCCAAGTATCCAAAAAAGTTATTTTTTTGCAAAAGGAATTAAATGGTCAGTAAAAAGAGCCTTTCGTAAGGGTGTAATGGACAGAGAAATGAATGAAAAACGACAAATGCTGGATTCTGTCGCTAGAAGGATAGGAAAATTGCCGGATGGTTGTATGGTAGAGTCACTCCAAATTGAAGGTTTGTATGCAGAATGGCTTACTGCAGGCTCGACGATGGACGGAAAGGTAATCCTTTATTTACACGGCGGTGGTTATGCGTTCTGTTCTGCGAACACTCATCGTCCGCTTGCAGCTCGGATTGGGAAAGCAGCTGGGGTAAAAGTGCTTTTTCCAGAATATCGGCTGGCTCCAGAGCATCCATTTCCGGCCGCAATTGAAGATGCGATTAATGTATACAGGTGGCTTTTACGTGAAGGATATAAACCGGAAAATATCATTTTTGCAGGGGATTCAGCAGGAGGTGGCTTAAGCGTGGCGACCACACTAGTTTTGAGAGACCAGAATGAACCACTCCCAGCGGCTATTGTCTGTCTTTCTCCTTGGGTAGATCTAACTAGTAGTGGGGAAAGCTATAGGAGAAATAAAGAAAGGGATCCGTACTTAAACCTGGGTGGTGTAAGAAAAGCAGCAAGTATGTATGCAGGAGTAGAATCGCTCGATCATCCACTCATTTCTCCTGTATTTGCTGATTTCACAGGATTTCCACCGCTGTTCATCCAGGCAGGTAATCATGAAATTTTGCAAAGTGATGCAGAAAAGCTGTGTGCCCAGGCAAGAGCAGCTGGTGTAGAGGTTTCATGTAAGATTTGGGATGGAATGTGGCATGTGTGGCAAATCAGCGGGAATGCATTACCAGAGGCAAAACGTGCAATTTATGAAATTGGAGAGTTTGTGAAAAGAACGTTTCGGCAGAAGAGCGGCGCATAA
- a CDS encoding ectonucleotide pyrophosphatase/phosphodiesterase yields MTRLTDHLIIISFDCLSSLDFTILKDLPHFQTIVTNGAYVENVETIYPSVTYPCHATIVTGNYPNRHGVINNTLLQPGMVSPDWNWFRKCIRGTTLYDEVKKANMTSAALLWPVTGKANIDYNMPEIFANRPWHNQIMVSLMNGTPRYQLELNQRFGHIRKGLKQPELDDFVLESTVHTIKTKKPNLLMVHFTDLDTQRHFHGFSSEEAMAAIHRHNDRLGRIIDALKESGIYENSTIVALGDHSALDENKAVNLNVLFRKKNLLSTNSKEKIINWKAYCKSCDGSAYIYIKDKEDVTTFNEVKALLERLIQDSNSGIESILTGEQAAEKGADGSCAFMIEAARGFYFLEDYEGEFIKTITREDAAADKKYTLACHGYSPQKENYGTILMASGKGIKPITLPSIRLIDEGPTFARLLGVSLGNTDGRVIEELLAL; encoded by the coding sequence ATGACTCGACTTACAGATCATTTAATAATCATCTCTTTTGATTGTCTTTCCTCTTTAGATTTTACGATACTTAAAGACCTCCCCCATTTTCAAACGATAGTAACCAACGGGGCTTATGTTGAAAATGTAGAGACAATCTATCCTTCTGTCACCTATCCTTGTCATGCAACGATCGTAACCGGAAATTATCCTAATCGGCATGGCGTCATTAATAATACGCTACTGCAACCAGGCATGGTGTCACCAGATTGGAATTGGTTCCGAAAGTGCATTCGAGGAACTACTTTATATGATGAAGTGAAAAAAGCAAATATGACATCGGCTGCATTATTATGGCCAGTTACCGGGAAAGCAAATATTGACTATAATATGCCCGAAATTTTTGCAAATCGCCCATGGCATAATCAAATTATGGTTTCGCTAATGAACGGTACTCCACGTTATCAATTAGAGCTCAATCAGCGATTTGGTCATATCCGAAAGGGGTTAAAACAGCCAGAGCTGGATGACTTCGTTCTAGAGTCAACCGTCCACACCATTAAAACAAAGAAACCTAATCTATTAATGGTCCACTTTACCGACCTAGATACCCAGCGTCATTTTCATGGTTTTTCTTCAGAGGAAGCTATGGCTGCCATTCATCGCCATAATGATCGTCTAGGGAGAATCATTGATGCGTTGAAGGAAAGTGGAATCTATGAGAATTCAACGATCGTGGCCTTAGGTGACCATAGTGCTTTAGATGAAAATAAGGCTGTTAATTTAAACGTATTGTTCCGGAAGAAGAATCTACTTTCGACTAACTCGAAAGAGAAAATAATAAATTGGAAGGCATATTGTAAAAGTTGCGATGGCTCTGCATATATTTACATAAAAGATAAAGAAGATGTTACTACCTTTAACGAAGTAAAAGCTCTTTTAGAAAGGTTGATTCAAGATTCTAATTCAGGAATTGAAAGTATTTTAACAGGAGAACAAGCTGCTGAAAAAGGGGCAGATGGATCCTGTGCGTTTATGATTGAAGCCGCACGTGGTTTTTATTTTTTAGAAGATTATGAAGGCGAATTTATAAAAACAATTACTCGTGAGGATGCTGCAGCAGATAAAAAGTACACCTTAGCCTGTCACGGGTATTCACCACAAAAAGAAAATTACGGTACCATTCTAATGGCATCAGGAAAAGGAATTAAGCCCATTACCCTTCCTTCAATCCGCCTCATTGATGAAGGCCCAACCTTTGCAAGACTTCTAGGTGTCAGCTTAGGAAATACAGATGGAAGGGTTATCGAAGAACTATTAGCTTTATAA
- a CDS encoding MFS transporter: MSRMSKQEKSWVFYDWANSAYSILITTAIFPLYFKAAATKAGLAASTSTAYWGYANSFATLLISLCAPILGSIADFKGYKKRFFTFFFGLGIVFTLLLAVVPSSQWLILLICYMFTVIGFGGTNIFYDAFLVDVTTEERMNQISSRGYAMGYIGSTIPFIIGIALILLSDRGVLPLTVSVASQASFAITALWWGLFTIPMIKHVKQVYYKERVPNPISNGFKQLFETFKKIKLYRPLFLFLIAYFFYIDGVNTIITMSTAYGSDLGIDSTNLLIILFATQVVAAPFAVLYGRLADKFKSKTMLLVGIFVYIVICTYAYFLKTTLDFWILAMLVASSQGGIQALSRSYFAKLVPKESSNEFFGFYSIFYKFAAILGPFLVGFTAQLTGNTNSGVFSLILLFIVGGIVLLRVPEAEDVSNSPT; encoded by the coding sequence ATGAGTCGGATGTCAAAGCAAGAAAAGAGCTGGGTGTTTTATGATTGGGCAAACTCTGCCTACTCCATCCTGATTACCACAGCCATTTTTCCGTTATATTTTAAGGCTGCAGCAACTAAAGCAGGTCTTGCAGCCTCCACTTCTACCGCCTATTGGGGTTATGCCAATTCGTTTGCTACACTCCTTATCTCCCTTTGTGCCCCTATTTTAGGCAGTATTGCAGATTTTAAGGGATATAAGAAGCGGTTTTTTACCTTTTTCTTCGGACTTGGAATTGTATTCACGTTGTTGTTAGCAGTTGTTCCAAGTAGCCAATGGCTCATTTTATTAATCTGTTATATGTTTACCGTGATAGGATTCGGGGGAACAAATATTTTCTATGATGCGTTTCTTGTGGACGTCACAACAGAGGAACGGATGAACCAGATTTCATCACGGGGATATGCAATGGGATATATCGGAAGTACAATCCCTTTTATTATCGGTATTGCACTAATTCTTTTATCGGATAGAGGCGTTCTGCCTTTAACCGTTTCGGTAGCAAGTCAGGCATCTTTTGCCATCACTGCTTTATGGTGGGGATTGTTTACGATTCCCATGATAAAACATGTAAAGCAGGTTTACTATAAGGAACGTGTACCAAATCCTATTTCCAATGGTTTTAAACAACTCTTTGAAACCTTTAAAAAGATTAAACTTTACCGGCCATTATTCTTATTTTTAATCGCCTATTTCTTTTACATTGATGGAGTAAATACCATTATCACTATGTCTACCGCCTACGGTTCTGATTTGGGCATAGATTCAACCAACCTATTAATTATTTTGTTTGCCACACAAGTTGTCGCTGCACCGTTTGCCGTTTTATATGGAAGACTTGCAGATAAGTTTAAAAGTAAAACGATGCTGCTCGTAGGAATCTTTGTTTATATCGTCATTTGTACCTATGCATATTTCTTAAAGACGACGTTAGATTTTTGGATTCTTGCGATGCTGGTGGCGTCTTCACAGGGTGGGATTCAAGCTCTAAGCCGCTCGTACTTTGCAAAGCTGGTTCCAAAGGAAAGCTCTAATGAGTTCTTTGGTTTCTATAGTATTTTTTATAAGTTTGCTGCCATACTAGGACCGTTTTTAGTCGGTTTTACTGCCCAGTTAACAGGGAATACAAATAGCGGCGTGTTCAGTTTGATTTTGTTATTTATTGTAGGCGGCATCGTACTTTTACGTGTACCGGAAGCTGAAGATGTTTCGAACTCCCCTACTTGA
- a CDS encoding HNH endonuclease — protein sequence MLAQCELCNREDVEITEHHLVPREEGGGKLAKANLCIPCHKQIHALYTNKELAVRLNTIPDLKKDEKISKFIKWIRKQPASTLIKTKRSNNNPRR from the coding sequence TTGCTGGCCCAGTGTGAATTATGTAATCGTGAAGACGTTGAGATTACCGAGCATCATTTAGTCCCCCGGGAAGAGGGTGGCGGGAAGTTAGCGAAAGCCAACCTGTGCATTCCATGTCATAAACAAATTCATGCTTTATATACCAATAAAGAACTTGCAGTACGCTTAAATACCATTCCAGATTTAAAGAAAGATGAAAAGATAAGTAAATTCATCAAATGGATTCGAAAACAGCCAGCATCAACCCTAATTAAAACAAAACGATCAAATAATAATCCCAGAAGATAA
- a CDS encoding metal-sensitive transcriptional regulator — MSNEHELEEMIDESCCDHEGSHRKSHHSDKVKSNLVTRLNRIEGQIRGIKGLIEKDTYCDDVITQISATQSALNSVAKVLLEGHMKSCVVERIQEGDFEVVDEVLVTIQKLMKK; from the coding sequence ATGTCCAATGAACATGAACTGGAAGAGATGATCGATGAGTCATGCTGCGATCACGAAGGCAGTCATCGAAAGAGTCATCATTCAGATAAAGTGAAAAGCAACCTTGTGACTAGATTGAATCGAATTGAAGGCCAAATCCGTGGGATTAAAGGCTTAATTGAAAAAGATACGTACTGTGATGATGTGATTACTCAGATTTCTGCGACTCAATCCGCCTTAAATAGTGTGGCTAAAGTCTTACTTGAAGGACATATGAAAAGCTGCGTAGTAGAGAGAATTCAAGAAGGCGATTTCGAGGTCGTGGATGAAGTTTTAGTTACGATTCAAAAATTAATGAAAAAATAG
- a CDS encoding transposase — MKKHHTQEYRDYVSKLVVEEGKKATDVSKELEISYKTVSRWVAAYKEKVNVSQEGKEYITPKELEKLKKQHEKELQQLREENEILKKAMHIFTKNQA, encoded by the coding sequence ATGAAGAAACATCATACTCAAGAGTACAGAGATTATGTTTCAAAGTTAGTTGTTGAAGAAGGGAAAAAAGCCACAGATGTTTCTAAGGAATTAGAGATCTCTTATAAGACTGTTAGTCGTTGGGTGGCAGCGTATAAGGAGAAAGTAAATGTTAGCCAGGAAGGTAAGGAATACATTACACCTAAAGAGCTTGAAAAATTAAAAAAGCAACATGAGAAAGAATTACAACAGTTAAGAGAGGAAAACGAAATTTTAAAAAAGGCGATGCACATCTTCACGAAAAACCAAGCGTAA